A portion of the Paenibacillus marchantiae genome contains these proteins:
- a CDS encoding helix-turn-helix domain-containing protein encodes MYKLMIVEDELLMRVGIRSMLNWEDYNFYVAGEAGNGKEALELALEVTPDLIITDIKMPIMDGLELIQEASCLLKTCKYVILSNFDEFHYVKEALKLGAVDYLIKSEITETSLVDLLITIEEKLKSERDTKTNVPFMTHDYFKSLRHLKDSFFQDVVSGFINEKDMVPKAEEMHFRIRSDKLVVIQFIVDYYEEAKRKYVEKGEKLLRFSILNIMEEIIPSKWEKEIFVESSSEYWVIVNVLPGSESVQADLNKLCNKLLSSIKDFMNLSLSAGVSTIVSDFHGIRQACREAEFALRQSFFKGSNQILYYADVIQAPARREVNGMLSPEQERDFLKLWVSKDNKKAEEFLEEIRSDLEVQRADESSIRKQYIMVMETIHSHLSRVTERGKLSFTERSPYEIVLRGEYWEDIHQDMLAHIAYYFKTDSQIMQERSYTDLAIELMDKYYAEDISLHSIASQISVNPSYLSRLFKQEKGENFIAYLTRVRIEHAKAYLLSRELRVYEIADKVGYHNYTYFSKIFKKSVGFTPEEYRDRQQGLM; translated from the coding sequence ATGTATAAACTGATGATCGTAGAGGATGAACTGCTCATGCGGGTTGGAATTCGTTCCATGCTAAACTGGGAAGACTACAATTTCTATGTTGCGGGAGAAGCGGGGAACGGGAAGGAAGCGTTGGAACTCGCGCTAGAAGTGACCCCTGATCTAATTATTACCGATATCAAGATGCCGATCATGGATGGGTTAGAGCTCATACAAGAGGCATCTTGTTTATTGAAAACCTGTAAATATGTCATCCTGAGCAATTTTGACGAATTCCATTATGTAAAAGAGGCACTGAAGCTTGGGGCTGTAGACTACTTGATTAAAAGTGAGATTACAGAAACCTCTCTAGTTGATCTTCTTATCACCATTGAAGAGAAATTAAAAAGTGAACGTGACACTAAGACCAACGTACCATTTATGACACACGACTATTTCAAGAGCCTGAGACATCTAAAGGATAGCTTTTTCCAAGATGTTGTAAGCGGATTCATAAATGAAAAGGATATGGTTCCCAAAGCTGAAGAAATGCATTTCCGTATACGATCAGACAAGTTGGTCGTCATCCAGTTTATTGTGGACTATTACGAGGAAGCGAAGAGGAAATATGTCGAGAAGGGGGAAAAACTACTTCGATTCTCTATTCTGAATATTATGGAAGAGATCATTCCATCCAAATGGGAGAAAGAGATTTTCGTGGAAAGCTCCTCTGAATATTGGGTTATTGTCAATGTTCTTCCTGGGAGTGAGTCTGTACAAGCTGATCTAAACAAACTATGTAATAAGCTTCTGTCTTCAATCAAAGATTTTATGAATCTGTCACTCTCAGCGGGTGTAAGTACAATCGTTTCCGATTTCCATGGCATAAGACAGGCATGTCGAGAAGCGGAATTCGCCCTAAGGCAAAGTTTCTTTAAAGGCAGCAACCAGATACTGTACTACGCGGACGTGATTCAAGCTCCAGCTCGGAGAGAAGTGAATGGAATGCTCAGTCCGGAGCAAGAACGAGATTTCCTCAAATTATGGGTGAGTAAAGATAACAAAAAGGCGGAGGAATTCCTTGAAGAAATTCGCTCTGATCTGGAGGTGCAACGAGCAGATGAGAGCAGTATTCGCAAGCAATATATCATGGTGATGGAAACCATACACTCCCATCTCTCACGAGTTACTGAAAGAGGCAAGCTTTCATTTACCGAGAGATCGCCTTACGAAATCGTTTTGAGAGGAGAGTATTGGGAGGATATTCACCAAGATATGCTGGCTCATATCGCGTATTACTTTAAAACCGATTCCCAAATCATGCAGGAACGTTCCTACACAGACCTCGCCATTGAGTTAATGGACAAGTATTATGCTGAGGATATTTCGTTGCATAGTATTGCTAGCCAGATCAGTGTCAATCCTTCGTATCTTAGCCGATTGTTTAAGCAGGAAAAAGGAGAGAACTTCATCGCATACCTGACACGAGTTCGGATTGAACATGCCAAGGCTTACCTATTGAGCAGGGAACTGAGAGTATATGAAATCGCTGACAAGGTGGGCTACCATAATTACACGTACTTCAGTAAGATTTTCAAAAAATCGGTAGGATTCACTCCTGAGGAATATCGAGATCGACAGCAGGGACTCATGTAA
- a CDS encoding ATP-dependent DNA helicase: protein MNWLNDLYKINKRESKKEIERSLVNAIFRIYDRFPRIGLRERIGQQEMSLDIADAYIYGHNAMIEAGVGIGKSFGYLIPSLLMNQMSQKPVIIATSSIQLSEQIHKDLRVIGSRLGFTTVRSVVGKGMGQYACRSRAAEWSRSDDPSSSLSTLAQRILDFEIDERADIKAGISDAEWSNFSVNDCKFERCHHKNACLFYDMRAKLNAKAHEIDFIIVNQDLLIRDLMKKKEGTKSIISEQPALIVIDEAHNLEAKVRDARTLEFTYRGISRILDNTVQLLTKQSGDKSLFSQSKLIKKCIERIFQQINADLLHHAKQDSDRIKVSEIKGIPLNQVSNDLKDLSLRLSILTSRHEREIDDAFEAINGLITLIHVLAEIEDNYLIWASSPLGVATISICPKDISQFLKYALFNGKAPVILTSATLCQGGDTLEEQYSYLTQSLGYKGDFMDRKSSPFDYTNHTMMYISNVVPYYHHDQRENYLEAAYNELVQLCDLTLGRTIVLFSAKEDMKYIHKKLISRPDEYTWAVHIQKEGSSQDSVITEFRKSKGVLLGTGVFWEGVNIEGSDLSQVIIFRLPFPVPSDPIYEYKASVTKNSFMEVFVPDMLLRLRQGTGRLIRSEMDLGILSILDSRLSAAAKKNYREQVLDTLPFKEVTEDFSILEKFVQQKGIRRTD from the coding sequence ATGAACTGGTTAAATGATCTCTATAAGATAAATAAACGGGAATCAAAAAAGGAAATCGAACGATCTTTGGTTAACGCCATCTTCCGAATCTATGATCGGTTCCCTCGAATTGGTCTTAGAGAGCGAATCGGGCAGCAAGAAATGTCTCTCGATATAGCCGATGCTTATATCTACGGGCATAACGCCATGATTGAAGCTGGTGTTGGAATCGGTAAGTCTTTTGGCTACCTGATACCGAGCCTGCTCATGAATCAAATGTCCCAGAAACCGGTCATTATAGCTACATCCTCCATTCAGCTTTCGGAACAGATACATAAAGATTTAAGAGTCATTGGTAGCAGGTTGGGCTTCACAACAGTTCGCTCTGTCGTTGGGAAAGGTATGGGGCAGTATGCGTGCCGAAGTAGGGCCGCGGAATGGAGCAGGTCTGATGATCCGAGCTCCTCACTGTCTACCCTTGCCCAGCGCATTTTAGATTTTGAAATTGATGAAAGAGCTGATATTAAAGCTGGAATTAGTGATGCCGAATGGTCCAACTTTTCCGTAAATGATTGCAAATTTGAACGTTGCCATCATAAAAATGCGTGCTTGTTTTACGATATGAGAGCTAAATTAAATGCAAAGGCTCATGAGATTGATTTTATTATTGTGAACCAGGACCTGCTCATACGGGATTTGATGAAGAAAAAAGAAGGAACCAAGAGTATCATCTCAGAACAGCCGGCTCTGATCGTCATTGATGAAGCGCATAATCTGGAAGCAAAAGTTCGAGATGCCCGAACGCTCGAGTTCACTTATCGGGGAATCAGCCGCATTCTGGATAATACTGTACAGCTTCTAACGAAGCAGTCCGGGGATAAAAGTCTCTTCTCACAATCCAAGCTTATAAAAAAATGTATTGAACGAATCTTCCAACAGATAAACGCGGATCTGCTCCACCATGCCAAGCAGGATAGCGACCGTATAAAAGTGTCGGAGATCAAAGGTATACCGTTAAACCAAGTCTCGAACGATTTGAAAGATCTTAGTCTTCGCCTTTCCATTTTGACCTCCCGTCACGAACGGGAGATTGATGACGCTTTTGAAGCTATAAACGGGCTTATTACCCTCATCCATGTTTTGGCTGAAATAGAGGATAACTATCTCATATGGGCAAGCAGTCCCTTGGGAGTAGCCACGATCAGCATCTGTCCCAAAGATATAAGCCAATTTCTGAAGTATGCTTTATTTAATGGCAAAGCGCCTGTTATCCTAACGTCGGCAACGCTGTGCCAAGGCGGGGATACGCTGGAGGAACAATACTCTTATTTGACGCAGTCCCTCGGTTATAAGGGTGATTTTATGGATCGCAAATCCTCCCCTTTTGATTACACCAACCATACCATGATGTACATCTCGAACGTAGTCCCATATTACCACCATGACCAGCGCGAAAACTATCTTGAAGCAGCCTACAACGAATTGGTTCAACTATGTGATTTAACACTAGGAAGAACGATCGTCCTTTTTTCAGCAAAGGAAGACATGAAATACATTCATAAGAAGCTGATTTCAAGGCCTGATGAATATACATGGGCAGTTCATATTCAGAAAGAAGGATCTTCCCAGGACAGTGTTATCACCGAATTCAGGAAAAGCAAAGGTGTGCTCCTGGGTACAGGTGTATTCTGGGAGGGCGTGAATATCGAGGGTTCTGACCTGTCACAGGTCATTATTTTCCGGCTGCCCTTCCCTGTTCCTTCGGACCCTATTTATGAATATAAGGCATCTGTAACGAAGAATTCGTTCATGGAGGTGTTTGTACCGGATATGCTTCTCCGGTTAAGGCAAGGAACGGGACGCTTGATTCGCAGTGAAATGGATCTTGGCATACTCAGCATACTCGACTCCCGTCTCAGCGCAGCGGCAAAAAAGAATTACCGGGAACAGGTGCTGGACACGCTACCATTCAAAGAAGTGACTGAGGATTTTTCGATTTTGGAGAAATTTGTTCAACAAAAAGGGATACGACGTACGGATTGA
- a CDS encoding ABC transporter permease encodes MLRKWKQQSPYHLMLIPSLVLVFIFSYIPFYGLIIAFQKYNPGLGFNSPWVGWDNFSHVFSQPNFVRTIWNTLYMSVFKIIGGIIVPVIFALLLNEVLNSGVKRTFQTLVYIPNFLSWVIMAGIMLDILSSDGIINTFLGVFGIAPISFLGTPSIFPWTMIVSDIWKGFGFGTVVYLAALTSIDPGLYEAAVIDGAKRWKQTIYITLPLLMPTIVLMTVLSLGNVLNAGFDQIYNLYSPVVYQTGDIIDTYVYRLGIQQAQYSIGTAVGLFKSIISSVLVAVSYFLAYRVAGYRIF; translated from the coding sequence ATGCTGAGAAAATGGAAGCAGCAGAGTCCCTACCATCTCATGTTGATCCCAAGCCTAGTCTTGGTCTTCATCTTTAGCTACATCCCTTTTTATGGGCTTATTATTGCATTTCAAAAATACAATCCGGGTCTCGGCTTTAACTCTCCATGGGTGGGATGGGACAATTTTTCCCATGTATTTAGTCAGCCAAACTTCGTAAGAACCATCTGGAATACACTGTATATGTCCGTCTTTAAGATTATCGGGGGCATTATCGTGCCTGTTATTTTCGCATTACTGCTTAACGAAGTGCTGAACAGTGGTGTCAAACGTACATTTCAAACCCTGGTTTATATTCCGAACTTTCTGTCTTGGGTCATTATGGCTGGCATCATGCTGGATATACTTAGCTCCGATGGCATCATCAACACATTTCTAGGCGTATTCGGGATTGCACCTATCTCTTTTCTGGGCACACCGTCCATATTCCCTTGGACGATGATCGTGAGTGATATCTGGAAAGGCTTCGGATTCGGCACGGTTGTATATCTAGCAGCTCTGACCAGTATTGACCCTGGTCTATATGAGGCTGCGGTAATTGATGGAGCCAAACGATGGAAGCAGACCATCTACATCACATTGCCCCTCCTCATGCCAACGATTGTCTTAATGACTGTGTTGTCACTTGGTAACGTCCTCAATGCCGGATTCGATCAAATCTATAACCTGTATTCCCCTGTCGTGTATCAGACTGGAGATATTATTGATACCTATGTATACCGTCTAGGAATTCAGCAGGCACAGTATTCGATTGGTACGGCTGTCGGATTATTTAAATCCATCATTTCCAGTGTTCTCGTTGCCGTATCGTATTTCCTGGCTTACAGGGTAGCCGGCTATCGTATCTTCTAA
- a CDS encoding DinB family protein — translation MVERPTTEEYAAFYEGYIQLVPEGNIIEQLEQQANIVQTLLSSLTEEQANYRYAEGKWSVKEVIGHLLDNERIMSGRLLRIARGDKANHPGYDQDVLMQSQPFNAYTAVDLNEEYAVTRRSTILMLRRLTPEAWLCRGIVSDNPASARSIAYILAGHELHHLSVLRDRYSLDVKL, via the coding sequence ATGGTTGAAAGACCGACTACAGAGGAGTATGCAGCTTTTTATGAAGGGTACATCCAGCTTGTTCCTGAAGGGAACATCATCGAACAGTTAGAGCAGCAGGCCAACATCGTACAAACTTTGCTTTCTTCATTAACAGAGGAGCAAGCAAACTATCGTTACGCCGAAGGCAAATGGAGCGTGAAGGAGGTCATCGGCCACCTTTTGGATAACGAACGTATCATGAGCGGCCGACTGCTTCGCATCGCCAGAGGTGACAAAGCGAATCATCCTGGCTACGATCAGGACGTGCTTATGCAGAGCCAACCCTTCAATGCGTATACCGCAGTCGATCTGAACGAAGAATATGCCGTCACACGCCGCTCAACCATTCTTATGCTCCGTCGCCTCACACCAGAAGCTTGGCTCTGTAGAGGGATCGTCAGTGATAATCCTGCTTCAGCTCGATCGATCGCCTATATTTTGGCTGGACATGAGCTCCACCATTTGTCAGTACTTCGCGATCGCTATTCGCTGGATGTGAAATTATAA
- a CDS encoding carbohydrate ABC transporter permease, whose amino-acid sequence MILLLISLLCILPFINLLAVSFSSSSAVSAGSVTFWPVEFTTKAYEFALSGGSFFSSLWVAIQRTVLGTFVNLVLIVLTAYPLSKSKQKLMGRNIYMGFFIVTMLFSGGLIPTYLVVVKMGLIDSIWSLILPGALPVFSMIILMNFIRGLPEEIEESAIIDGAGPVQVLLRILLPLLKPALATVGLFSIVGHWNSWFDGIIYMNNPANYPLQSYLQTLLQSFEQIMLKSGSDYTQLLSMMNARTGRAAQMFLGAIPILLVYPFLQKYFTKGLVLGSVKG is encoded by the coding sequence ATGATATTGCTTCTAATCTCCCTACTCTGTATCCTTCCATTTATCAACCTGTTGGCTGTTTCATTCAGTAGCAGTTCGGCTGTATCCGCGGGCAGTGTTACGTTCTGGCCAGTTGAATTCACAACTAAGGCTTATGAATTTGCATTATCTGGAGGGTCATTTTTCTCCTCTCTCTGGGTGGCGATCCAACGAACCGTTCTCGGAACGTTTGTAAATCTGGTTCTGATCGTGCTCACCGCCTATCCACTATCCAAATCCAAACAAAAATTGATGGGCCGTAATATCTATATGGGATTTTTCATTGTGACCATGTTATTTAGCGGAGGATTAATTCCTACCTATCTGGTGGTCGTCAAAATGGGCTTGATTGATTCGATTTGGTCTCTGATCCTGCCCGGAGCTCTGCCCGTATTTAGTATGATTATTCTTATGAATTTCATTAGAGGTTTGCCGGAGGAGATAGAAGAATCAGCGATCATCGACGGTGCAGGGCCTGTGCAGGTATTGCTTCGTATTCTACTGCCGCTCCTCAAGCCCGCTCTCGCTACGGTCGGTTTGTTCAGTATCGTCGGCCATTGGAATTCATGGTTCGATGGCATTATCTATATGAACAATCCAGCCAATTATCCATTACAAAGCTACCTACAGACCCTGCTGCAGAGCTTTGAGCAAATCATGCTGAAATCCGGCTCCGATTACACTCAACTGTTATCGATGATGAACGCCAGAACTGGACGCGCTGCTCAAATGTTCTTGGGTGCCATTCCGATTTTGCTCGTTTATCCGTTCTTGCAGAAATACTTTACCAAGGGTTTGGTACTCGGTAGTGTCAAAGGATAA
- a CDS encoding cache domain-containing sensor histidine kinase, which translates to MKHARLLPIKYKIMVICITVIILPVLVMTISSYYSSERLLAQNYTNLLNDLAKQTNIRIDEFLKEIEKITLLASNGLSDNLSATHEGSFPIQDFLREGDEQNEIAAYNILMNYIMMKDRVFSIYLYNLNGGQDLFVSPNQPIDPDFKVANELWFKKFMHDNDRTITLTTRIDEQLENKILAVSHARKIHDVASGELLGVIVVSIDIKFIEIVNRNLQEGLRSRFMIVDENDKIVYNVDDRLIGTLFRDNVRPPESLNVVVTSPLSQQKWTTYLYMPLDELTADGKILGHNLVTLSIVLVLFAAIISIFLSHVITTPIKKLLRNISLVEKGQFEQVEHIRSRDEIGHLSVRFNKMSHELKRMVERMQQEEIEKAKAEMRALHDQIKPHFLYNTLGSVKWIASMQQADKIVEMTDALISMLRYATRSDGTLVTIREEIDNIANYVTIQNVRYYDCIQMKYEIEDRLLDYRMPKMILQPIVENAIFHGLAELEEDGVITIRIQPRGRDIVVEVCDNGIGMDQHMIQNFMEDRLEADKGTGIGLSNVQRRIQLHFGKPYGIQVASRIGEGTTFTILLPAIKETL; encoded by the coding sequence ATGAAGCATGCCCGGCTCTTACCAATCAAGTACAAAATCATGGTGATATGTATAACTGTCATCATTCTTCCAGTACTTGTGATGACGATTAGTTCGTATTACTCTTCTGAGCGATTACTGGCACAGAATTATACAAATCTGCTCAACGATCTGGCCAAGCAGACGAATATTCGCATTGACGAGTTCCTAAAGGAGATTGAGAAGATCACACTGCTTGCCAGTAATGGACTTAGCGATAATTTATCCGCAACCCATGAAGGAAGCTTTCCGATCCAGGATTTCCTGCGAGAGGGTGATGAACAAAATGAGATTGCCGCATACAATATTTTGATGAATTATATCATGATGAAGGATCGCGTATTTTCCATCTACCTCTATAATTTGAACGGGGGACAAGATCTCTTCGTCAGTCCTAACCAGCCTATTGACCCGGACTTCAAAGTGGCGAACGAATTGTGGTTTAAAAAGTTCATGCATGATAATGATCGAACCATCACGTTGACAACCCGAATCGATGAGCAATTGGAGAATAAAATTCTGGCAGTGTCACACGCTCGTAAAATTCATGATGTGGCTAGCGGGGAACTGCTTGGCGTGATTGTCGTCAGCATTGATATAAAGTTCATCGAAATCGTTAATCGTAACTTGCAGGAAGGGCTACGTTCCAGGTTCATGATTGTCGATGAGAATGACAAAATTGTTTATAACGTAGATGACCGCTTAATCGGTACATTGTTCCGGGACAACGTTCGTCCTCCCGAATCATTAAATGTTGTGGTGACCAGTCCACTTAGTCAGCAGAAATGGACTACTTACTTATACATGCCTTTGGATGAGCTGACTGCCGACGGCAAAATATTAGGGCATAATCTGGTTACACTGTCCATTGTCCTGGTTCTTTTTGCTGCCATTATTTCGATTTTTCTATCTCATGTCATCACCACCCCCATCAAGAAGCTGCTGCGCAATATCTCGTTGGTCGAGAAGGGGCAGTTTGAACAAGTTGAACATATTCGTTCTCGCGATGAGATTGGGCACTTATCAGTTCGATTTAACAAGATGTCACATGAATTGAAGCGTATGGTTGAGCGGATGCAACAGGAAGAAATAGAGAAGGCAAAGGCCGAGATGCGTGCGCTTCACGACCAGATCAAGCCTCATTTTCTGTATAATACTCTGGGTTCAGTGAAATGGATCGCCTCCATGCAGCAGGCTGACAAAATCGTGGAAATGACCGATGCATTAATCTCGATGCTTCGTTATGCAACTAGATCCGATGGAACCCTCGTAACGATACGTGAAGAAATCGATAATATAGCGAATTACGTGACGATCCAGAATGTCAGGTACTACGACTGTATTCAAATGAAATATGAGATTGAGGATAGACTGCTCGATTATCGTATGCCCAAAATGATTCTGCAGCCCATTGTGGAGAATGCAATCTTTCACGGTCTGGCCGAGCTTGAAGAAGACGGAGTCATTACCATTCGGATTCAACCACGGGGCAGAGATATTGTGGTCGAAGTCTGCGATAATGGCATTGGTATGGATCAACATATGATCCAGAACTTTATGGAAGATAGGCTCGAAGCAGACAAAGGAACAGGAATTGGCCTGTCTAATGTGCAGCGGCGTATTCAACTTCATTTTGGTAAGCCTTATGGAATACAGGTGGCTAGTCGAATTGGTGAAGGTACGACTTTTACCATTCTGTTACCTGCCATCAAAGAAACACTGTAG
- a CDS encoding GNAT family N-acetyltransferase, protein MGLNAEQFDYISETERLVIRPLKKDDYENWLNAFENRFPSQHRHDKGKMDMTECTPDWFHHLVDRHQELARTDAVYVFGVFRKEDGTHLGMIDIATLARADFQWASFGYTIHNQYWRKGYGKEAVNEALLIAFEQLKFHRIEAHINMDNIPSMKLAESVGMEFECVRKGFIHENDEWTDHLVYYKNFNKSIPTVD, encoded by the coding sequence TTGGGATTGAATGCAGAACAATTTGATTATATTTCAGAGACAGAACGGTTAGTAATAAGACCTTTAAAGAAAGACGACTATGAAAATTGGTTAAATGCATTTGAAAACCGTTTTCCCTCCCAACACCGCCACGATAAAGGGAAAATGGATATGACTGAATGTACACCGGATTGGTTTCATCATCTTGTAGATCGACATCAAGAGTTAGCGCGTACAGATGCCGTTTATGTATTTGGTGTATTTAGAAAGGAAGATGGTACACATCTGGGTATGATTGATATTGCGACTTTAGCAAGAGCGGATTTTCAATGGGCAAGCTTCGGATATACCATCCATAATCAGTATTGGAGAAAAGGCTACGGCAAAGAAGCCGTGAATGAAGCTCTTCTTATTGCATTTGAACAACTGAAATTCCACCGTATAGAAGCCCATATTAATATGGATAATATACCTTCTATGAAACTTGCGGAAAGTGTAGGCATGGAATTTGAATGTGTTCGCAAAGGTTTCATACACGAAAACGATGAGTGGACAGATCATTTGGTTTATTATAAGAATTTCAATAAATCAATTCCAACCGTTGATTAA